CTCAGGGTCAGGATTGGACATGCTGCCGAACTCAAACATCTTGTCATAAAAGTGGGAGAACGGCACCCCTACCAGGCGAATCCCTGTGTCTTTGGCCAGCTTTTGGTAAAGGTGCGCGTTTTCCTCGTTCACCTCTGCCGGATAATGCGCCTCGATACCCTTGACCCCTAACTTGGCCATCTCAGCCGCCATCTCGATCCGCTCCGGAATCGATGCTTCCGGCACAAAGCGCTCGTGGAAGCGACCACCTCCGGGCGCGAAATACCAGATGCCGACTGACGGCTTAATCTCGAGGTCTTTTCGCAAATTGGCCAACATGACCTCAGGATCTACAGCTTTCTTCTGAAACCGAATGTCAGGCAAACGGTAACTCATTTCAGCGCTCCTTCCTGTTGCAAATACGCGTCAATCGTCAGACACGGCCCTCGCCCGCCGCGCACGCCCATGCGGATACTCGAGGCGGGAGTCTGTCGGCAGCCCGACGAGGCGTGTGAGGCGAGGCCATCGTCAGATAGAGTACGGCCCTTGTCCCCCCGGGGCTGATACGAAGGCACTCGGTGCAGCCGTGCACATTCAATTTGGCGCGCGGCCCGGCGCAGGGCTGAGGTGCACCGCACCTGCCGTCTTGCTTACTCCTTCACGACCTCCAACTGCGAACGGAGCCGGATGTCCTCGGAAGAGCTGCCCACCATTATCTCAAAGGTTCCGGGCTCCACCACAACCCGGAGGTCACGGTCCAGCATCGACAGCTCTTCACGCCCCAGGCGGAACGTGACTGTGGTCTTCTCGCCTGGCTTGAGATGGATACGCCGGAAGCCCTTAAGTTCTTTCACCGGCCGCGCGACGCTCGCCACAACGTCGTGGATGTAGAGCTGCACCACCTCGTCCCCTGCCCGCGGGCCCACGTTTTCCACCTCCACGCTCACTGTGGCCGTGCCCGTAGGTGGTATGGTCTGCGGTTCAATGCGCAGATTCCGGTAGGCAAAGGTGGTGTAACTCAAACCATGGCCGAAAGGAAAGAGGGGCTTTCCGCTCAGGTCCACATAGTCCCAACCACGGCCCGTGGGTTTGGGGTTATAGTACAAAGGCAATTGTGCCACCGAAAGGGGAAAAGTGATCGGGAGTCTACCCCCGGGATTGTAGTCGCCCCACAGCACCTCAGCCACGGCAGTACCTGCCTCCTCGCCGCCGTACCAGGCCTGGAGCACCGCCGGCACCTGGTCCAGCCAGGTGCGCATGGTCACCGCACTCCCCGTTTGCAGCACCACCACCGTGGGCGTTCCTGTGGCGGCCACTGCTTTGATCAGCTCCTCCTCTTCCGCAGGCAGGTCCAAGTTCGCCCGGTCGCGCCCTTCTCCCTCAATGATGCCCACCACCACGATTGCCACGTCCGCCTCCTTGGCCGCCGCAACTGCCTCGTCTCTGAGCTTGTGCTCCTGCGGCTGCAGGTCCCAGCCCAGGCTGGCAAAGGCGTACCCAAGATTCTCGTAGTACTCGATCACCAGGTCATACTCACGCCCCTTTTCCAAGGTGACGGTGACCACATCGGTGGTGGCGCTGCGGTCGACCCACATGTCCACCAGCAGCTTACCATCGAAGTACAGCCGCACGCCGTCGTCGGTGGTGATGCCTAATTGGACCCGGCCACTAACAGGCGAGACCAACTTACCCGACCACCGCGCGGAAAAGCAGTCGGTGGGCAGCGAAGGATCAGGACCGTCGCCGGCCCAGTCGAAATGGATCACCGGATCGATGCGTACCAGGGCTGGCTCGCCTGCCAGGTCCTTGTTGGCAAAATACTCGGCGCGCAGCCCATGTTCACCAGGCTTTCCACCGGTGGGAATAAGGTACTGGGTGGGGATGACGGGCAACATCGCCGGAGTGATCTCACACCCTTTGGCATAAAGCACCTTCACGCCTGGCCTTGCCTTTTTCATAGCCTCCAGCACCGAAACGGTCTTTGTCCCCCAACCGCTATAGCCGCCAAGCTTGACCTCGTCGGCAAGAGCCCCGATCAGCGCCACTGCCCTTGTCTCCTTTTTCAGTGGCAGCAGTCCTCCCTCGTTCCGTAAGAGCACTATGGCTTTGCGGGCAGCCTCTGCAGCGAGGGCGCGATGCTCGGCGCAGTCGTTCACCCGCGCCGCCTCCTTTGGATCCGCGAAAGGATTGTCAAACAAGCCAATGCGGAACTTTGCAGTCAACACCCGTCGCACCGCCTGGTTAAGCGTCTCCTCTGAGACCAGCCCCTCCCGCACGGCCTGCAAGAGCGGCTCGCCGTAAATGTACACGTTGGGGAGCTCCACATCGAGGCCGGCGTTGATGGCCTGCGCCGCCGCCTCCTTTTCGTTGGCCGCAGTGTGGTGCATGTTGTAGATGCCGGCCACAGAGCCATAGTCCGAGACCACAAATCCTTTGAATCCCCACTCCTTGCGCAGCACCTCAGTCAGCAGCCACGGGTGCGCCGAACAGGGCGTCCCGTCGTAAGAGTTGTAGGCGGCCATTACCGAAGTGGCACCTGCCTCC
This genomic window from candidate division KSB1 bacterium contains:
- a CDS encoding glycoside hydrolase family 3 C-terminal domain-containing protein is translated as MVLNTKSLLFAWCALLTAGCWVLAAFAHGQARGGTPDYKNPKLPVERRVEDLLSRMTVEEKVAQLQCLIREVEGTNFITEKGIGNLGCILRSHGPKEAAEKLNRIQKFMVEKTRLGIPVIMHDEALHGLVGNGATSFPQAIGLAATWDTALMERVARAIALETKSRGIRQVLSPVVNIARDVRWGRVEETYGEDPYLTARMGVAFCKPFEELGVITTPKHYSANLGDGGRDSHPVHFTERLMREVYLPGFKACFQEAGATSVMAAYNSYDGTPCSAHPWLLTEVLRKEWGFKGFVVSDYGSVAGIYNMHHTAANEKEAAAQAINAGLDVELPNVYIYGEPLLQAVREGLVSEETLNQAVRRVLTAKFRIGLFDNPFADPKEAARVNDCAEHRALAAEAARKAIVLLRNEGGLLPLKKETRAVALIGALADEVKLGGYSGWGTKTVSVLEAMKKARPGVKVLYAKGCEITPAMLPVIPTQYLIPTGGKPGEHGLRAEYFANKDLAGEPALVRIDPVIHFDWAGDGPDPSLPTDCFSARWSGKLVSPVSGRVQLGITTDDGVRLYFDGKLLVDMWVDRSATTDVVTVTLEKGREYDLVIEYYENLGYAFASLGWDLQPQEHKLRDEAVAAAKEADVAIVVVGIIEGEGRDRANLDLPAEEEELIKAVAATGTPTVVVLQTGSAVTMRTWLDQVPAVLQAWYGGEEAGTAVAEVLWGDYNPGGRLPITFPLSVAQLPLYYNPKPTGRGWDYVDLSGKPLFPFGHGLSYTTFAYRNLRIEPQTIPPTGTATVSVEVENVGPRAGDEVVQLYIHDVVASVARPVKELKGFRRIHLKPGEKTTVTFRLGREELSMLDRDLRVVVEPGTFEIMVGSSSEDIRLRSQLEVVKE